One Candidatus Brocadia sp. genomic region harbors:
- a CDS encoding FAD-binding protein, with translation MSKLFDTIKIGQMTLKNRIIMSAMDLGFTSDGTINGRIIKFYEERAKGGIGFIVVGGCYPEMNGKVWKSIIGLDRDELIPGLRRLTDTIHLYDVRVAAQLLHGGRSASSFFTKMQPVAPSSLTHRSIKQEPHALTVPEIKIVIDNYVSATVRAKKAGFDAVELHGGMGYLINQFLSKATNKRDDEYGGSLENRARFAREMVLAIRETVGKDYPIIFRMSGDDFVEEGLKIDESIEIARILEKAGVDVFNVSPGWHESKTPIMLMVIPRMAYVFLSEKIKSQVKVPVIASVRINDLQLAEEILDNEQADMVSIGRPLIVDPELPNKYKNGQLDDIRTCIACNQGCFDSLLNFKPVSCTYNAIAGHEGEYKITRTNRPKKVVVVGGGPAGMEAARVLALRGHEVTLYERNNQLGGQLRYAFIPPGREEIQNIITYLERQISKLQVKIKTGMEADLQIIKEECPDAVIVATGGNPIMPGFPGIKGKNVYAASAVLDGGVSVGKDVVIIGGGTVGCEVALHAARQGAMRPDVACFLLKQKVIDAKDVIEYTTRGNKNVTMLEMRKKIGGGFGISTRWIILKELKDAGVKEITEVQVKEIVNNPGENGRRNGGVIYEKNGEEHFIKADTVIIAVGYSPNTDLQKQLEGKFPETYFIGDCVKVRTALEAIHEGFEVAFKI, from the coding sequence ATGAGCAAACTGTTTGACACAATAAAGATCGGTCAGATGACTTTAAAAAACAGGATAATCATGTCTGCCATGGATCTGGGATTTACCTCGGATGGCACTATCAATGGCCGGATTATCAAATTTTACGAGGAACGGGCAAAGGGTGGCATCGGTTTTATTGTCGTGGGTGGTTGTTATCCGGAAATGAATGGTAAAGTCTGGAAGAGTATTATTGGGCTGGATAGGGATGAACTCATTCCCGGATTAAGAAGATTAACCGATACCATTCACTTGTATGACGTCCGTGTGGCAGCGCAACTTCTCCATGGTGGCAGAAGCGCATCGTCTTTTTTTACAAAGATGCAGCCTGTTGCGCCCTCCTCACTAACACATAGAAGTATTAAGCAGGAACCCCATGCCTTAACGGTTCCCGAGATCAAAATTGTTATTGATAACTATGTCAGTGCTACCGTGAGGGCAAAAAAGGCAGGTTTCGATGCCGTGGAACTTCACGGTGGGATGGGATATCTCATTAATCAGTTTCTCTCAAAAGCTACCAACAAACGTGATGATGAATACGGTGGAAGCCTTGAAAACAGGGCCCGTTTTGCCAGAGAAATGGTTCTTGCGATAAGAGAGACTGTCGGGAAGGATTATCCTATTATTTTTAGGATGTCAGGGGATGACTTTGTAGAAGAAGGGCTCAAGATAGACGAGAGTATAGAAATTGCCAGGATTTTAGAGAAGGCAGGTGTGGACGTCTTTAACGTATCTCCCGGCTGGCATGAGAGCAAGACGCCGATCATGCTGATGGTTATTCCGCGGATGGCTTATGTATTTCTTTCAGAGAAGATCAAATCTCAGGTAAAAGTCCCAGTGATTGCCTCTGTGAGGATAAATGATCTTCAATTGGCTGAAGAGATTTTAGATAATGAACAGGCCGATATGGTGTCTATCGGAAGACCGCTCATCGTAGACCCCGAATTACCGAATAAATATAAAAATGGGCAACTTGATGACATCAGGACATGTATTGCATGTAATCAGGGATGTTTCGATTCCCTGCTTAATTTTAAGCCCGTTTCCTGCACGTATAATGCAATAGCAGGACATGAGGGTGAATATAAGATAACCAGGACGAACAGACCCAAAAAAGTTGTAGTCGTGGGTGGTGGACCTGCCGGGATGGAAGCAGCCCGCGTTCTGGCATTAAGGGGACATGAAGTTACACTCTACGAAAGAAATAACCAGTTGGGTGGCCAATTACGATATGCCTTTATTCCTCCCGGACGTGAAGAAATACAAAATATTATAACGTATCTGGAAAGGCAGATTTCAAAGCTTCAGGTAAAGATAAAAACCGGAATGGAGGCAGATTTACAGATCATAAAAGAAGAGTGCCCTGATGCGGTAATTGTGGCTACGGGTGGGAATCCTATAATGCCTGGTTTCCCTGGAATAAAAGGGAAAAATGTATATGCTGCCAGTGCGGTATTGGATGGGGGGGTGTCCGTAGGGAAAGATGTTGTTATTATTGGAGGGGGAACGGTTGGCTGTGAAGTGGCTTTACATGCGGCCAGACAGGGTGCAATGAGACCGGATGTGGCTTGCTTTCTCCTCAAACAAAAGGTTATTGACGCCAAAGACGTAATTGAGTATACGACAAGGGGAAATAAGAATGTTACTATGCTGGAGATGAGGAAAAAAATAGGAGGTGGGTTTGGCATCTCCACAAGATGGATTATTCTCAAGGAGTTAAAAGATGCGGGTGTAAAAGAGATAACGGAAGTACAAGTAAAAGAAATTGTAAACAACCCCGGAGAAAACGGGCGAAGAAATGGGGGCGTGATATATGAAAAGAATGGAGAGGAACATTTTATCAAGGCCGATACCGTTATCATTGCAGTGGGATACAGCCCTAATACCGATCTACAAAAGCAATTGGAAGGTAAATTCCCGGAAACATACTTCATTGGCGATTGTGTAAAAGTGCGTACCGCACTTGAAGCCATTCACGAAGGGTTTGAAGTGGCTTTTAAAATATAA
- a CDS encoding putative motility protein, whose product MIGNITPKMSVDNNIEMVKKAMDFMKMQGETVLKLIEEQKQANESFSNPEGVGKNVDVYA is encoded by the coding sequence ATGATAGGCAATATTACGCCAAAAATGTCCGTTGATAATAATATAGAGATGGTAAAAAAAGCTATGGACTTCATGAAGATGCAGGGTGAAACGGTATTAAAGCTCATCGAAGAACAAAAACAGGCAAATGAAAGTTTTAGCAATCCAGAAGGGGTTGGTAAAAATGTTGATGTTTATGCTTAA
- a CDS encoding methyltransferase domain-containing protein, with the protein MSNGAVHLAGSEAIPYDSVFDVVISNGVLNFLPMKERCFREIYRILKPNGRLRFADIVLKLDLPAGIINSLETWSD; encoded by the coding sequence GTGTCTAATGGCGCAGTTCATCTTGCGGGTTCTGAAGCGATCCCTTACGACAGCGTCTTTGACGTGGTGATTTCCAATGGCGTGCTGAATTTCTTACCAATGAAGGAGAGGTGTTTTCGGGAGATATACCGCATCCTTAAGCCCAATGGCCGTCTTCGGTTTGCAGATATCGTCTTGAAGTTGGATCTTCCTGCCGGGATAATTAACAGTCTTGAGACTTGGTCGGACTGA
- a CDS encoding methyltransferase domain-containing protein produces MIKIGTSGFFFPDWVGAIYSANVGNPFSLGPINPGEAILGVGCGAGFGLIVASRFIGKTGRVCGIDLTPEMVESARMNLR; encoded by the coding sequence ATGATTAAGATTGGTACATCAGGTTTTTTCTTTCCAGATTGGGTAGGTGCCATTTATTCTGCTAATGTAGGGAATCCCTTCTCCCTTGGCCCGATTAATCCTGGAGAGGCCATCCTGGGCGTAGGCTGTGGCGCAGGATTTGGCCTCATCGTCGCAAGTAGATTTATTGGTAAAACGGGACGGGTATGCGGAATTGACCTTACGCCGGAAATGGTAGAGAGCGCCCGGATGAACCTGAGATGA
- a CDS encoding site-specific integrase, with translation MDGTHEYNTWYPAYQVAKATASCTVLQGVSCLFYFRKDGETMAVRYRKYFQQCKPIPCNGRQGKYCPGDRPKKENGQYKTCGTWCIEFFDDRKEWQSLTFKDVRNKTEAEKRLAMFIGDRERGKLQLPKKKVISTLAEYCQRYLEHYKSDKENTRLGRERAVNALTKYLGDYRLDKLTPFIVERFKLSRQETDKVGAITVNHDLAILSHLYNTAIKEGVIDGNPCKDVKRLKAMQSRDRVLSESEIRILLNTLQGRDRMAVLLGLFCGLRLNETLKLTWDNFDFTRNLLTLTQSKTGKQVTVPLSDFMLKELTGYKGNCKSNNLFEDSEINQSLITCRSKHFKELFEQLRIHGFTYHCLRHSFASLQGDLGTGAVTVKEMLRHSDLRMTLKYSHIGLDSKRKASQALTDHILTMSERAVTPMISQAGTA, from the coding sequence TTGGACGGAACGCATGAATATAATACCTGGTACCCGGCTTACCAGGTAGCGAAGGCAACGGCATCCTGTACCGTCCTACAGGGTGTTAGTTGCCTTTTTTATTTCAGAAAGGACGGTGAAACAATGGCTGTTAGGTATCGCAAATATTTCCAGCAATGTAAGCCTATTCCCTGTAATGGCAGACAGGGGAAGTATTGTCCAGGGGATCGGCCTAAGAAGGAAAACGGACAGTATAAGACCTGTGGGACATGGTGCATTGAATTCTTTGACGATCGGAAGGAATGGCAATCCCTGACCTTCAAGGACGTAAGGAACAAGACGGAAGCAGAGAAACGACTGGCTATGTTTATTGGTGATCGGGAACGTGGCAAACTGCAATTGCCAAAGAAAAAGGTTATTTCTACCCTTGCCGAATATTGCCAAAGATATTTAGAGCATTACAAAAGTGATAAAGAAAACACACGACTTGGAAGAGAGCGGGCGGTAAATGCCTTAACGAAGTATTTAGGGGATTATCGGCTGGATAAATTGACACCGTTTATCGTTGAGCGATTCAAGCTTTCCAGGCAGGAAACAGACAAAGTAGGTGCTATCACGGTTAATCATGACCTGGCTATACTGTCGCATTTATACAATACGGCCATAAAAGAGGGCGTCATTGATGGAAACCCATGTAAGGACGTTAAACGGCTAAAGGCAATGCAGTCCAGAGACAGGGTTTTATCTGAATCAGAGATACGTATATTGTTGAACACATTACAAGGCCGTGACCGTATGGCAGTCTTACTTGGCTTGTTTTGTGGATTACGGCTAAACGAAACATTAAAGTTAACATGGGATAATTTTGATTTTACCAGAAACCTGTTAACGCTTACTCAATCCAAGACAGGAAAACAAGTGACTGTTCCCTTGTCCGATTTCATGCTAAAGGAACTAACAGGCTATAAGGGCAATTGTAAAAGCAATAATCTGTTTGAGGATTCAGAAATAAACCAGTCGCTCATTACATGCCGTAGTAAGCATTTTAAAGAGTTGTTTGAACAACTGAGAATTCATGGCTTTACTTACCACTGTCTAAGACATTCCTTCGCCAGTTTACAGGGTGACTTGGGAACCGGCGCCGTTACCGTAAAGGAAATGCTGAGACATAGCGATCTGCGTATGACCTTGAAATATTCCCATATTGGATTAGATAGTAAGAGAAAGGCATCACAGGCTTTAACAGACCATATCCTAACCATGAGTGAAAGGGCTGTAACACCGATGATATCCCAAGCGGGTACGGCATAA
- a CDS encoding DNA adenine methylase, which yields MTKMSNALKSPVNRFGGKFYLRDFLVQHIPQHTLYCEPFCGAGHLFFAKEPSQVEVINDIDGYLIGFFELLRNDTKRSKLIQTLDSMLYSRKLWQDIRFRWKAGNIPVDEIDRAAWWYYLNKTTFAGDQKRGGFAIPSVTGRNPAQSFRTAIDTFEDVARRLKNVTVENLPYAECIKRYDSQDTLFYCDPPYLNAEHYYGNDFFSQEGHYKLAELLSAVKGKVMSHTIRMAYTMNYTRAGIGMSINLLRVVTSLQVSLSQ from the coding sequence ATGACAAAAATGAGTAATGCCTTAAAGAGTCCTGTTAATCGCTTTGGTGGTAAATTCTATTTGCGGGATTTTCTTGTCCAGCATATACCACAGCATACACTTTATTGTGAACCGTTTTGCGGGGCTGGACATTTATTTTTTGCCAAAGAACCTTCTCAGGTGGAAGTTATAAACGATATTGACGGTTATTTGATAGGTTTCTTTGAACTCTTAAGGAATGATACGAAAAGGTCAAAGCTGATACAAACACTTGATAGCATGCTGTATTCAAGAAAACTCTGGCAAGATATACGTTTTAGGTGGAAGGCTGGAAATATCCCTGTAGATGAGATTGATAGGGCGGCATGGTGGTATTATCTCAATAAAACTACCTTTGCCGGTGATCAGAAGCGGGGCGGGTTTGCAATACCTTCCGTAACTGGCCGTAATCCAGCACAATCATTTAGAACGGCAATTGATACCTTTGAGGATGTAGCCAGAAGGCTTAAGAACGTTACCGTTGAGAATTTACCTTATGCGGAATGTATCAAACGGTATGACAGTCAAGACACCCTGTTTTATTGTGACCCCCCTTATTTGAATGCAGAACACTATTACGGTAATGATTTCTTTAGCCAGGAAGGCCACTATAAGCTTGCAGAACTCTTGAGCGCGGTAAAGGGTAAAGTTATGTCTCACACTATCAGAATGGCCTATACGATGAATTATACAAGGGCTGGAATCGGTATGAGTATCAATCTTTTAAGGGTAGTCACAAGTCTACAGGTGAGTCTAAGCCAGTAA
- a CDS encoding DNA-binding protein, producing MDEKIEKFNGKLLTPQEAGDYLGIKLSKVYQMCMKREIPFVKIGRLNRFRRQDLDKWIESHIQGANDVH from the coding sequence ATGGATGAGAAAATAGAAAAATTCAACGGCAAGCTTCTTACCCCACAAGAAGCGGGTGACTATTTAGGTATTAAGCTTAGCAAGGTCTATCAAATGTGTATGAAACGTGAAATACCGTTTGTGAAAATCGGACGGCTAAACAGATTCAGACGTCAGGACTTGGATAAGTGGATTGAATCGCATATTCAAGGGGCAAATGATGTACATTAG
- a CDS encoding bifunctional DNA primase/polymerase: MPERNHFTNETESEVFLKYALDYAALGWPVIPLHTINQKGYCTCGMAKDCESPGKHPKTKNGLKDATSDIEQIKKWWPKESALPSNIGLVTGGKSGLVVIDVDGDEGFEALGRERIKDLQNESVPCVRTGRGVHYYFKSKTPIKTQPGFVNKVDIKAEGGYVVAPPSVHISGRRYEWC, encoded by the coding sequence ATGCCTGAAAGAAATCATTTTACCAACGAAACAGAAAGCGAAGTATTTTTAAAATATGCTTTGGATTATGCAGCGTTAGGGTGGCCAGTCATTCCATTACACACAATTAACCAGAAAGGCTATTGTACCTGTGGCATGGCTAAAGATTGTGAAAGTCCAGGTAAACATCCAAAAACTAAAAATGGACTAAAGGACGCCACATCAGATATTGAGCAGATTAAAAAGTGGTGGCCGAAAGAATCAGCTTTACCAAGCAATATCGGTCTTGTGACTGGTGGTAAAAGTGGTCTTGTGGTCATCGATGTTGACGGCGATGAGGGCTTTGAGGCTTTAGGTCGGGAACGTATTAAAGACTTGCAAAATGAATCAGTACCATGCGTGAGAACAGGCCGGGGGGTACATTACTATTTTAAGTCAAAGACGCCGATAAAAACGCAGCCAGGCTTCGTCAATAAGGTCGATATAAAGGCAGAGGGTGGTTATGTCGTTGCCCCACCCAGTGTACATATTAGCGGGAGGCGTTATGAATGGTGTTAA
- a CDS encoding DUF72 domain-containing protein has product MLPYYEQHLGFKITEINSTYYTIPSPKSFEGMLKKTSPNFEFTVKAHKSMTHEIRDKDTGAFIDNKDAFDRFLYAIEPLKKENRLTAVLAQFPYSFHAVKDNYNYLLTFKERLKDIPLLVEFRNYYWHSERGLTFLKENNIGYCIVDEPKLKGLMPYNPTATTDLGYFRFHGRNTNWFDASVAERYDYLYTSEELKSFVPDIKNISGTTRNTLVLFINCHAGKSVKNAIEMLKLIEGKADSNGFP; this is encoded by the coding sequence ATGCTTCCGTATTACGAACAGCATCTTGGATTTAAAATAACCGAAATTAACTCCACGTATTATACAATTCCCTCCCCAAAATCCTTTGAAGGCATGCTAAAAAAGACGTCTCCCAATTTTGAGTTTACCGTCAAGGCGCATAAGTCCATGACCCATGAGATACGGGATAAAGATACAGGGGCATTCATTGATAATAAAGATGCCTTTGACCGCTTCTTATATGCCATCGAACCTTTAAAGAAAGAGAACCGGCTAACCGCAGTCCTTGCTCAATTCCCCTATAGCTTTCATGCAGTAAAGGACAACTATAACTACCTCCTGACTTTCAAAGAGAGACTGAAAGACATACCGTTGTTGGTAGAGTTTAGGAACTATTACTGGCATAGCGAAAGAGGTCTGACATTTCTTAAAGAGAACAATATTGGATACTGTATCGTAGACGAACCCAAACTCAAAGGTCTTATGCCATATAATCCAACGGCAACAACCGACCTGGGATACTTCAGGTTTCATGGCAGGAATACGAACTGGTTTGATGCATCAGTAGCAGAACGATATGACTATCTGTACACGTCAGAAGAATTGAAGTCTTTCGTACCCGATATAAAGAATATATCCGGCACTACCAGGAATACCTTAGTTCTGTTTATTAACTGCCATGCAGGGAAGTCGGTTAAAAATGCAATTGAGATGTTAAAGTTAATTGAGGGAAAAGCCGACTCCAACGGTTTCCCTTAA
- a CDS encoding carboxypeptidase regulatory-like domain-containing protein — translation MKRLTWGILFIFVLFTQINAYADLQVYGYVYDENDVPLENVKVSTKDNYNIFTDTTNANGWYTLGSFYEGIKPQKYTFKYEKSGYQSLTKEIDFTTVSAEYSYQLERVTLIKLPSTPTPTPTPIATSTQINIAGTWKGYLTIPEWGSDSVTAYLEQNGNNITGKALTISRRERCFRITNSILDLK, via the coding sequence ATGAAAAGGTTAACTTGGGGAATATTATTCATTTTCGTTTTATTCACACAGATAAATGCGTATGCGGACTTACAAGTTTATGGTTATGTCTACGATGAAAATGATGTACCATTGGAAAATGTTAAAGTAAGCACAAAAGATAATTATAATATATTTACTGACACTACAAATGCAAATGGTTGGTATACTCTTGGCAGTTTTTACGAAGGTATTAAACCACAAAAATATACATTTAAGTATGAAAAATCAGGATATCAGAGCCTAACAAAAGAAATAGATTTTACTACTGTATCAGCCGAGTATAGCTATCAATTAGAAAGAGTTACATTAATAAAACTACCATCAACACCAACGCCAACACCAACACCGATAGCAACTTCAACACAAATAAATATTGCCGGTACTTGGAAAGGATATTTAACAATTCCAGAATGGGGTAGTGATTCAGTCACCGCATACCTGGAGCAAAATGGGAACAATATCACAGGAAAAGCCCTGACAATATCAAGAAGGGAGAGATGCTTCCGTATTACGAACAGCATCTTGGATTTAAAATAA
- a CDS encoding type II toxin-antitoxin system RelE/ParE family toxin, which yields MIQPKAIDELSKIEKRTAKRITSKLKWLSENVEALNLLHLHGNLADFYKLQVGDYRIIYEIDHNKKVITVHKIGHRRDIYK from the coding sequence ATCATTCAACCAAAAGCAATTGATGAGTTATCAAAAATTGAGAAAAGAACGGCGAAAAGAATTACCAGCAAATTAAAATGGCTTTCTGAGAATGTTGAGGCATTAAACCTATTGCACTTACATGGTAACCTTGCTGATTTCTATAAATTACAAGTTGGAGACTATAGAATTATTTATGAAATAGACCATAACAAGAAAGTTATTACCGTACACAAAATAGGGCACAGGCGGGATATTTATAAATAA